The following coding sequences are from one Gossypium hirsutum isolate 1008001.06 chromosome A12, Gossypium_hirsutum_v2.1, whole genome shotgun sequence window:
- the LOC107939707 gene encoding monoacylglycerol lipase abhd6-A isoform X1: MGLLKIYKFFLHGVLKLAGISPKKIEIQPGTVVNFWVPTQTTTKPAVVFLHGFAFDGILTWQFQALALAKHYSVYVPDFVFFGDSITDKSERSVEFQAECIAKGLKKLGVQKCTLVGFSYGGMVGFKMAEIYPELVHSMVVTCSTMALTESISKARLHRLGFNSWPDFLLPDSVQGVETLVQLASHSFPKFPNFIYKEILEGICKYRREKVELLKALVISDEEFTVPSYHQRIHVLWGKNDKIFEVENGQYLQQQIGEKASVEYIENSGHIVQLERPFKYNSCLNKILPSLSSS, translated from the exons aTGGGTTTGTTGAAGATATACAAGTTTTTTCTGCATGGGGTGTTGAAGCTAGCTGGGATTAGCCCTAAAAAGATAGAGATCCAGCCAGGAACGGTAGTCAACTTTTGGGTCCCAACACAGACCACCACAAAGCCAGCCGTAGTCTTCCTACATGGCTTTGCCTTTGACGGTATCCTAACATGGCAGTTTCAGGCGTTAGCTTTGGCCAAACACTACTCCGTTTACGTCCCCGATTTCGTCTTCTTCGGCGATTCCATCACCGACAAGAGTGAGAGGTCGGTGGAGTTCCAAGCTGAGTGCATAGCCAAAGGGTTGAAGAAACTGGGTGTCCAAAAATGTACCCTGGTCGGTTTTAGTTATGGAGGAATGGTTGGTTTCAAGATGGCTGAGATATACCCTGAGTTGGTCCACTCTATGGTGGTCACCTGCTCCACTATGGCCTTGACTGAGTCCATCAGCAAAGCCCGACTCCACCGTCTTGGGTTCAACAGCTGGCCAGATTTTTTGCTCCCTGACTCAGTCCAGGGCGTCGAAACCCTCGTTCAACTTGCTTCCCATAGTTTTCCAAAGTTTCCCAATTTTATTTACAAAGAAATTTTGGAG GGAATATGTAAATACAGAAGGGAGAAAGTGGAACTCTTAAAGGCTTTGGTTATAAGTGATGAGGAATTTACAGTCCCAAGTTATCATCAG AGGATACATGTTTTGTGGGGGAAGAATGACAAGATATTTGAGGTGGAGAATGGCCAGTACTTGCAACA GCAAATAGGGGAGAAAGCGAGTGTAGAGTACATAGAAAATTCAGGACATATCGTTCAACTTGAAAGGCCATTCAAGTACAACAGCTGCCTCAACAAAATCCTGCCTTCTCTGTCTTCTTCCTAA
- the LOC107939707 gene encoding uncharacterized protein isoform X2, with amino-acid sequence MGLLKIYKFFLHGVLKLAGISPKKIEIQPGTVVNFWVPTQTTTKPAVVFLHGFAFDGILTWQFQALALAKHYSVYVPDFVFFGDSITDKSERSVEFQAECIAKGLKKLGVQKCTLVGFSYGGMVGFKMAEIYPELVHSMVVTCSTMALTESISKARLHRLGFNSWPDFLLPDSVQGVETLVQLASHSFPKFPNFIYKEILEGICKYRREKVELLKALVISDEEFTVPSYHQVCEESTDTGAYQFGVRKATSGSGRTVEAHGQWHIRLRIFGLSFFIFWVIVYSSVFGP; translated from the exons aTGGGTTTGTTGAAGATATACAAGTTTTTTCTGCATGGGGTGTTGAAGCTAGCTGGGATTAGCCCTAAAAAGATAGAGATCCAGCCAGGAACGGTAGTCAACTTTTGGGTCCCAACACAGACCACCACAAAGCCAGCCGTAGTCTTCCTACATGGCTTTGCCTTTGACGGTATCCTAACATGGCAGTTTCAGGCGTTAGCTTTGGCCAAACACTACTCCGTTTACGTCCCCGATTTCGTCTTCTTCGGCGATTCCATCACCGACAAGAGTGAGAGGTCGGTGGAGTTCCAAGCTGAGTGCATAGCCAAAGGGTTGAAGAAACTGGGTGTCCAAAAATGTACCCTGGTCGGTTTTAGTTATGGAGGAATGGTTGGTTTCAAGATGGCTGAGATATACCCTGAGTTGGTCCACTCTATGGTGGTCACCTGCTCCACTATGGCCTTGACTGAGTCCATCAGCAAAGCCCGACTCCACCGTCTTGGGTTCAACAGCTGGCCAGATTTTTTGCTCCCTGACTCAGTCCAGGGCGTCGAAACCCTCGTTCAACTTGCTTCCCATAGTTTTCCAAAGTTTCCCAATTTTATTTACAAAGAAATTTTGGAG GGAATATGTAAATACAGAAGGGAGAAAGTGGAACTCTTAAAGGCTTTGGTTATAAGTGATGAGGAATTTACAGTCCCAAGTTATCATCAG gttTGCGAGGAGTCAACAGACACAGGGGCTTACCAATTTGGTGTAAGGAAGGCCACATCGGGCAGTGGGCGTACTGTGGAGGCACATGGGCAGTGGCACATTAGGCTTCGTATTTTTgggttaagtttttttattttttgggtcaTAGTGTATTCAAGTGTATTCGGGCCCTGA